In Leucobacter denitrificans, the genomic window CTGCGCCCGGGAGTAAAAGCCGTGGTCAAGCAGCGGTGTCGAATCAAGCGGTGTGTATCGTGCACCGAGGCGCACGATCGGCGTGAGGAGCTGTCGCGCCCGTGCCGCGAGTTGAAACTCAAGCCAGGGGCTGTTAAGCACCAGCGCATCGGCAATGCCGGGGTGCCGCGCCGCCCACAGGCTGAGTACGAGACCGCCCGTTGAGTGACCGACAAGAACGAACTTGCGTGGTGGCTTACCTGGTTTCTGATCTGACTGGATCTCGGCGACCGCTAGGTCGATCTCGGCGTCGTATTCTTCGAGATCCGTAGCGAAGCCGGCCACCTGATTCTCTCGGAGGCTTCGCCCGTAACGCCTGAGATCAAGAGCGAAGAACCTGGCACCCCTGCTCGTCCAGAACGACGCAAACTCCTTCTGAAAGAAGTAGTCGGACCACCCGTGCACATACAGCACGTCGATTTCTTCAAAGTCTCGAGTTTGGCGGGTCAGTTTCTGCCAGAGGCTGCGCCGGACCGGCAATGAACGAACGAGTGTGGCGACAAGTTCTTCTGAAGGAGTGCTTGCTTCCTGAGCGTCATCGCCTTGATCACCAACGAGCTCGAACGTGGTCTGCTCAAAACCAGTGCCGAGGTAATCGGGAACCCAGGTTGCCATGCCGCAATTCTATGAGGGCGCCCCTCGTCACGGCACTAACTTCAAGCTATTCAATCACCGCTTGAGTAGAGGAACTCACTGTGGAACTACGCCGCTGATCTGCCACAAGTGAACCCTGCTTCAAACCCGCGTTCGTACGCGCGCTGGAGTTGCTTGCGGAAGTGGAGACCGCGCCTGCCTTGGCGCTGGAGCTTTTGCTCTCCACGCTGTGGGCGACGAGCTTCGTGTGGGTTCACACCCTGGTCGCTACGCGCAGGGCCGTGCCAGTGTCCTCCACGTTCACCGCGAGTGGATCCGTGCCCACGACCACGGCGATGACTGTGTGGCCCGCGATCGAATCGATCGTGACCGCAATTGTGTTGGTGAGATTCATTGTTTTTCATAATTACATGTTCCTTACTTGTTATATTACATGTATATGTATGGTGACATGAATACCCAATGCATGTCAAGTGGCATGTAAAGTTATTTTTGTGAGTGATGAAAGCCTTGACACTTCGGTACCCGATCAACCAATCGATCCAGCCGCCGTCATCGGTGAGGCACTCGGGCGCCTTCGCGGTCGACGTCGGGGACTCCAGGGTCGACCCGCACACGGTGGTCGCGCGCATGACAGCCACGCTCACGGTGGCCACGTCGGGCACGGCGAACGTGGCGGGCGCGGCGGCTCGCACGGATTCGCTCCAGACGACCAGGGCTCACATGACCAGGGCCCGCACGACGAGCGCTTCACGCGACGGGGCGGTGGCCCCGGCAGGCGCTCGCCAGAACCGTACGTGGGCGATCCACGCCTGTCTCGCGGGCTCGGCGGCCCACCCGCAATCGTTCGCACCATCGAAGCCCTCGCGAAGGCGAAAGAGGCTCTCGGCGTCAGTGAGATCGCTGACGCGGTGGGGGTGGATCAGCCCAGGGCCTCGCGGCTTGTGCAACAGGGGGTCGCACGGGGCCTATTCGCACGCGAGGCAGACCCTGACGACGCGCGGCGCACTCGAATCGCACTCACCGAGCAGGGCCTACGGTTTGCACACGGCATTCGAAATCACCAGCGGGAGTCGCTGAACACCGCGCTCGAGAGCTTCACCGACGAGGAACGCACTGAGCTTGCGCGGCTTCTCACCAAGCTTGCTAACAGCTGGCCCGCATAGCTCGGCGACACAAGAGATGCGGGAACCGACGTCTAAGCCGCGGTCCCCGCATCTGCGAAGCAACAATCTGCAACTACCTCCTGTTTCTCTTCATTCGATGGCTCCCTGTCGCGATAAGCGCCAACCCACCCGCGAAGAGCAGCAGTGCGGCGCCTTCGACCGACCCAGAAACGCCGCTGGTACTCGCAGCACTCGCGGCACCGGTTTCAGCGAGCACTGGAGGTCGTGGCGCCATGTACTGAGTCACTACTCGCGGCATTGGTGTTGACGTTTTTGTCACCACGGGTGGATTCTCAGGTGGATTCCCTGGAGGGTTATTCGGTGGGTTGTCGGGTGGATCCACTGGGGGTGGGCACGGACTCACACTGAACTCAGTACTTGTCGACGCCTGATCCTCATCGAGGTTCACTACCGTTGCTTCGAATGATCCACCGCTCATCACAGTGAAAGTTTTCGAGAAGCTCTCACCTTCTGCCGTGAACGACCACACACCAAGGCTGGCTTCGGGAGACATCAACGAGATCACGTACTCATTGCCGACAATCAAACCGCTTACGGTAACTGCAATCATGAGGTCGCCCGGGTTCGGTGCGCAATCTGGTGTTTCTGCGACGATGCCAAGGTCAGGAACAACCGGAGGCTCGTCGCATTCGAACAGGTCGAGAGCGGTGCTTGCAACCATCATTTCGTCGTCAAAGAGTGTGATGGAGTAATCGCCATAGCCGCTGAGCGGAAGCATGTACTGTCCGTTGCCAGTGACTCCCACCGAAGCACTTCCTGCACCGCTGCTGATCGTCAGCGTGAGGTATTCATACCCCACCATCTCACTCACAGCAATTGAGACTTGCTCGGGCAATGAATTCACATTCATGTAGCAGCCAGGCTGCTCAACGTACACGTTCGCGTCTTTCACAGGCGGCGGTGGCGGTGGAGGATTCTTGGGATCCTTGCATCCGTTCTCGTAGATGGCCATTCCCGTAGCGTCCCAGTTCTGTCCCGGGAACATCTTCGTCATGCCATCAACCTTGTACTCAAACGGCGGAATGATGTCTCGACCATCCTGATGACCAGCGTGACCGCTAACATCACCATTCGCGTTCGGTTCGTTCACTACCCACGGATTCTGCTCAGATTCTGTCGCATGACAAATCATCACCTTGTTGTGCGGGTTGTCGTTTCCGTTTGGTTCATCCTTGCCGTCGTGGTCTTTGTCGTCATTGTCTTTGTCGCGGTTTGACTTTTTGTCGTCCGACTTCTTGTGATCATCCGACCGCTCATCTTTGCCCGGTTCCGCGTCGTCATGAGACTTCTTTGCATCGTCCTTGGCCGCTGACGCCGGTGGCGCGGGTGCAACTGGCTCACTCATCGTGGTTGCGGCGGCTTGTGGGCTCGGCGGTGTCGGCGGTGGATCGGCGACCTCAACTATCGGCGCGGCGACCGGCGCTGCTGGAGGTGCTGGTGGCGCAGGCGGTGGTGGATCGGCCGGTTCTCGCACTGGCGCCTGAGGAGTTACTTCCGTGATTTGCTCGGTGGCAACTGTGTCAGGAGGTGGAAGTTCTTCGGCGTGGGCCGCGAGTGCGCCGGGGCCGAGGGTGAGCGCCGCTGCCGAAACAATGGCGATGATGATCCGTTTCTGTTGAGTTCGAGTAGTGGAGTGCTGGTCCGCTCTCGGAATCCGGGATTCCATAGTGCGACATCCGTTTCATTTGGTGCAGCACACGGAAGTCCCACAGGCTGCACATCCTTGGTCAACCTGATTCGGATGTTAGGCCTAGCCTGAGAAATCTACATCGGGGAAAATTACCGATAAATCGTGAATATGAAACTCACGTGCTGCTCCTGGTGAAGGATCGCGACGAAACGCATAAAACTGTGGATCCTGGGAGAATCGAACTCCCGACATCCTGCTTGCAAAGCAGGCACTCTACCAACTGAGTTAAGGACCCGAGTGACACTCTGTGTCTCTCTCCGAACCTTGGCCGTAAAGCCGTTGTTCGGACTTGACTACTATAGCGGGATGTTTCGAGAGGTACAAATCGAGGCGGTGACTACAGTAGTTGAAGTGAATGAATCAGACAGGACAGGCCCCGCGAGAGTAGTGATGGGGGCGTTTCGCAGCCTTGTCACGCTACCGCAGCCAGGGCCTCCACGGTATGGCGTCGCGACGCGTGCGGGGCTCGCGATTGCTGTGCCTCTGTTTGTGCTCACACTTCTCGGGCAGCAAGAGATCGGCCTGCAGACTTCGGCGGGCGCGTTCATTGCCCTGTTCGCCGCTCAGGCGAACGCGAAGGAGCGCGCGAAGGCACTCCCCTTCGTGTTCGCAGCCCTCATTCTCAGCGCACTGCTCGGTGTCTTACTCAACCCGTGGCCGTGGGCATTCGCGATCGGTCTCGTGTTCGTCGCGGTTTCGACGTCGGCACTCTGTTTCGGGTTCCGAGTCGGTCCGCCGGGTCCCGTCTTCTTCGTGCTCGCATACGGTCTCGCATCGAACGTCACCGCCGTCGTCGATGGGGTGCGCGTCAGCAATCCACTCGTGTTTCTTGCGGCGATGTGCGGTGGATCGCTCTTCGCATACATCCTTGCGATTCTGCCGGTAGTACTCCCCTCGCAGCGACAGCTTCCGACGAGGCCACTACGCGAGTTGTTCCCTGGACCCTGGTTCGGTTCTGAGGAGCTGGTCCTGGTTGCGCGCATTGCGTTCGCCTCGGTGGTCGGTACCGCAGTGAGTCTCATTTGGCTGGATCAGGGGCATGCGTATTGGACCGTGTGCGCGAGCATCGCGGTCGTGGGGCTCGTCGGCGGTCGGCGTTTCTCACTCCAGCGCGGCCTGCACCGAATGGTGGGCACGTTCATTGGCGCTCTCGCGTTCATGCTCATCGCGCCAGTAGTTACGTATCCGCTGCTTCTCGCGGTGCTCATCGGCGCGCTGCAGTTCGCGATCGAACTTGTCGTGGTGAGAAATTACGCGCTCGCACTCACCATGATCACTCCGCTCGTGCTGCTCATCACCACGTCTGTGTCAACGAACAGCGACTTTGTTGCCTTCGCGCTCGAGCGAGTGGTCGATACCGTAGTCGGCGCGGTACTCGCGATCGTTACTGCGCTGCTTCACCGGAAGTAGCGCGCTCATAGCGCAAGAACACGAAGCTCTCGTCGTCGCTGAGCAGGCTCGCGACACGAAAGTCGCGCGGCGACTCCACGCTCGAGTGCGCGATACGCGGCGCTTGTCCGCTCACAAAATGCGGAGAAACGGTGAGGCAGACTTCGTCCACGAGATCCACCTCGAGCAGCGAGCCGAAGAGCGTTGGGCCCCCCTCGCTGAGTATTCGCCCGAGACCCAGGTCTCCAAGATGGTGGATCACCTCACCGAGATCAATCGCGTCCTCTCCATCGAGCGGACCCTCGCTACACATCACCACGTCGGCGACCTGCTCAAGCAGTTCACGCTGCCCAGCAGGCGCATCAGTGCGCGCGAACACAATCGGCCTGCTCTCTGCCTTCGTGAACACCGACATGTCGGGGGTGAGGTCGAGCGATCCACTCACGATAGCCATGCGAGGCACTCGCGACAGCCCGAGTGATTCGCGGCGGTCTGCATACTCTTCAGGCAGATTCAACCCGCCGTACCCCTCGGCTCGCACCGTGCCCGCGCCGACGAGCACAACGTCGCAGAGCGTGCGCAGCACCTTCATGAGTTCACGATCGTGGTGGCCGCCGAGTCCCCCGCTCCGACCGTCAATCGTGACGGCGCCGTCAGCGCTCGAAACGAAGTTCATGCGCACGTGTGGCTCACCAGATTCAGGGAGCGGATATGCGCTCCACCAATCAAGTTTCGATGACGAAGTCACACTGACACCTCACTGTTCACGGATTGGGGTTGCGCTGGTTCAGGTCGAGCCTCAGCTCCGAGAACCGGCATGTTATGGCGCAAATACGCGGGTCGGCGCCAGCCCTGAATCGCTTCAAACATGTGGATCGCATCAACTGTCTCAGGCACATTGTGTACCCGCACGATGCGCGCCCCCTGCGTTGCACACCACACGGCGCTCGACAGCGAGCCTGAGAGACGCTCACTGCGTTCTCGGTGCAGTGATTCACCAATGAAGTCTTTGTTCGAGAGCGCGACAAGCAACGGGTATCCCATGTTCGCGAACTCTTCGAGCCGGCGGGTGATCTCGAGGCTGTGCAAGGTGTTCTTGTTAAGGTCGTGGCCCGGATCCACAATGATCTGCTCTGGCCGCACCCCACGCGCGAGCGCGAGCTCGACCCGAGACTCGAGAAACTCACGCACCTCGGCGACGATGTCCTCGTACACAGGGCCAACGAGGCGCGTTCGCGGCTTCGCGACACTGTGCGCGATGATGAGTAGCGCGTCGCTGTCAGCGACGATGTCGGCCATCGCGGGATCGTGCAGGCCCGTCGTATCGTTCACCACGGCGGCACCCGCTTCGATCGCACGGCGCGCAACCTCAGGGTGGAACGTATCGACGCTCACGGGCCCGTGGGGAGCGAGTTCGCGAACGAACGGCACGACTCGATCCGCCTCTTCGTCGACCGGCAATGGCGGCCCGGGAGCGAATTTCACTCCCCCGACGTCGAGCAGATCAGCGCCGTGCTCGAACGCGCGCACCCCTGCCTGCACCGCCGCGTCGAGCTCAAACGTGGCACCGCGGTCGTAGAACGAGTCAGGAGTGCGATTCACAATCGCCATGACTGCGACCTTCTCTTGAAAGTCGATGTCGCGGCCACCAAGATTGTGGATCAGCGCGTCGATCTTCGGCCTAACGATCACTCGGCAGCCAACTCTTCAAGCGTCGAGTTCGTGTCAGCAAGGCGTGACTCATCAATCGTGTGCTTGCTACGAATGAGCTGCTGTACCGCCTCATTCACATCCCAAATATTTACGTTCATGCCGGCGACGACACTCCCCTCTCTCACCCAGAATGCGATGTATTCGTTCGCCGCGAGATCGCCGCGCACCACTATTTTCGCGTCTTTCATGAGATGTGGGTAGCCAGACAGCTCCATGCCAAGCTCAAACTGGTCGGTGTAGAAGTATGGGATCTCGTCGTAACTCACCGTCTCTCCGGTGAGCGCGCGAGCCACTGCCTTGCCCTGGTTGAGGGCATTTGACCAGTGCTCGCTGCGCAACCTGCGACCGGCGACTGGGTGCTGCACATTCGCGACGTCGCCAATAGCGAATACGTCAGCCGCGCTCGTGCGAAAAGAATCATCGGTGAGAATGCCGTCGTCGACCTCGATTCCGGCCGCTGTTGCAAGCTCGGTATTTGGCTCTGCCCCTACACCGACAACCACAAGGTCTGCCGGAATCGTTTCGCCATTGACCACCACGCCTTTGACTCGGCCGTCGCCAGCGATGCGATCCACCGCCGCATTCATCACGAATTTCACGCCGTGAGACTCATGGAGGCGCTGAAACTCAGTGCCGAGGGTGTTTCCAAGCGCCGCCGATAGCGGCACACTGCCGCGCGCCACAACGGTGACCTCGTTGCCGAGCGAGCGCGCAGAGGCCGCGACCTCCATGCCGATCCACCCCGAACCGATGACGACCACCCGGCGGTCACCCGACTTCAACAGGTCGTGTAATTCGGTGCTCTCGTCGACGGTGCGAAGGGTGTGCACGCCGGCGAGATCGGCCCCTTCGATGTCGAGCACTCGCGCACGTGACCCCGTCGCGATGACCAGCTTGTCGTACGCTAGGCGCTCGCCACTTTCGGTCGAAACCTCGTGAGTGTCGGTGTGGATCGCGCTCACCCTCACCCCAGTTCGCACGTCGATGCGCTGCTCCGCGTACCAATCGTCGGGCTTGAGGTACACGCTGTCGGGTTCGTGCTTGCCCTGCAGCACCTCCTTCGAGAGAGGCGGCCGCTCGTACGGAAAGTGCGGTTCTGCCGCGAGGATCGTCACGTCCCCCGCGTACCCCAGTTCTCGCACAGTTCTTGCGGCTCTGCCTCCCGCGAGTCCGCCGCCGATGATCACAATTCCTGACATCATCACTCCTTCGTGGTCGAGTGTGTTGCCTCAGGCCCGTAGCCCCAGGTTAGGCATAGGATGCAGTTTGGGCAAGGTGCACCAGTCCCGGAGGAAGGCGGCGATTCTGAGAGAAGTACTCATTGTCGCGAACCGGCTTCCGGTGAGCGTGGACGCATCGACACTCACGTCAGGTGGCCTTGTGAGCGCGCTGGCTCCCGTCTCGGATGCCATCGGTAGTACGTGGGTCGGCTGGCTCGAGAACGGGCCTGCAGAGCCGTTTGTAGTCGATGGGCAGCGGCTAGTTGCGGTGCACACCTCGCGCGAGCAATACGCCCGGTACTACGAGGGCTTTGCAAACCAGGTACTTTGGCCCGTGTTTCACGGACTTGGTGAGTACGAGACGCATCCGCCTGTGCAAAGCGAGGCCGCGAACTGGCTGAACGCGTACCGGAAGGTCAATCGCGCGTTTGCCGAACGTATCGCTGAGGTCGCGAGCAATGGCGCTCTTGTATGGGTGCAGGACTATCACTTGCTGCTCCTACCCGAGATGCTTCGCTCTTTGCGCCCCGACCTGCGTGTAGCGGTGTTTCTCCACATTCCTTTTCCCGATCCCGCTGCTCTCGTCACGAAACCTTGGGCGCGGGAGCTCGTGAGCGAGCTCGGTGCGGCACAACTCATTGGCACGCAGCGAGAGCGCGATGCACGGCATCTGGGCGCCGCTCTCCATCTCCTGAGCCCACAGTCCTCGCCAGTGGTTCGCGCGTTTCCCATCTCAATCGATACGGCACCGATTCTTCAAGAGGCGAATCGTGCTTCGTCGCCGAGCACGGTCACCTCTGTGCGTGAGCGGCTCGGCGTCACAGATCGGCCGATGCTCCTGGGTGTGGATCGCATCGACTACACCAAGGGCATCATCGAACGCATCGAAGCGTTCTCTGCCCTACTTGGTTCGTGGGAGGGCTCAGAGCCACTCCCCACGCTTGTGCAGGTGCTCACGCCAACTCGAGAGACCATACCTGCCTATCAGGGTTACCTCGCGCGCGTGAATGTTGCGACGACAGAGGTCAATAGGCAATTCGGTACTGCGAGTTACACGCCAATCGTGAACATCAACGGGTCGTATTCGCTACCAGAGCTGATCGAGCTTTTTCTCGCGACCGATGTAATGTGCGTAACCCCGCTTCGAGACGGCATGAATCTTGTTGCAAAAGAGTTTGTCGCCTCACGAGTCGACGATTCCGGGGTGCTCTTGCTGAGTAGCGAAGCGGGGGCTGCCGACGAGCTTCATTCCGCACTTATTGTGGATCCCCGATCACAGCTCGAGCTCACCGACGGCATGCGGCGCGCACTCAAAATGAGTGATGAGGAGATGCGGATCCGCATGCGGTCACTTCGCAAGCATGTTCTCGGACATACCGTGCACAACTGGGCCAGTAACTTCATAAAGGCCGCGAGCTAACACCAGCGAAATACAACGAAGGGCAGTTGATTTCTCAACTGCCCTTCTGTCATTTGGTGGGGCTACCAGGACTTGAACCTGGGACCTCTTCATTATCAGTGAAGCGCTCTAACCACCTGAGCTATAGCCCCTTGACCAAGCAATTACTCTACCGGTTCGGAGAGAAATTGCGAAATCGAAAGCGACGAATCGCCGTTAGTTGCTCGTAAATCCGAGCTGGAATCCGCCAAGCACGCGAACCAGCAGGTTGTAGATCAATGACCCGATAGCGCCGAGCACCGTTCCCACAATCGTGTTGAGAATGCCAACCACCACTGAGAAGAAAGCCACCTGCGGGAAGCCGATGAAGTTCATCAAGCTTTGTTCTTCACCAACAATGTCCATGAAGAGCGCGTCGATTCGCCCGAATACACCGGTTGTCTGAAGTACGACGTATACGAGTATTGCCGCGACGATTCCCACAATAGCGAGACAGATCGAAACCAGGAATGAGAACTTCACTGCCGACCAGAAGTCCACATAGACGAGCTTGAGGCGTACCTGCTTAGCTGGCGCTTTCTTGCGCGTCTTCTTTGCGAGCCTATCTGCGACTGTGTTACTCATTCACGTGTTCCTTGTCTTCGGAATTCTCCGAATTGGACTCCGCAGAGTCCCCCTCGTCAAGACCGCGTTCGGTGTTTCGGGCGATCCCAATAATACGATCCCCCTCTGGGAACCTGGCGAACACCACTCCCATAGTGTTTCGACCCTTTGCCGGCACTTCTGCGACATCGGACCGAACAACCTTACCGCTTGCAAGCACACAGAGCACCTCATCGGCCTCATCAACGATGAAACCACCGGTGAGATTGCCTCTGTCCTCATCGAGCTTCGCGACCTTAATTCCATAGCCACCACGCTGCTGAACGCGGTACTCGTCTACTGCGGTTCGCTTGGCATAGCCGCCCTCGGTGACGACAAAAACAAAGCCCTCGCCGTCGGTGAGTCGCGATGCGGCGAGCAGTGAATCGCCCTCACGGAAGTTCATACCGCGAACACCGCTAGTGGATCGACCCATCGGCCTCAATGCCTGATCAGAGGCAGTAAAGCGAATTGACATGCCGTGCTTGGAAATGAGCAGAATGTCATCATCCGCCTCAGCAACAAGCGCCTGAACGAGCTCGTCGCCTTCGCGCAATTTGATTGCGATGATGCCGCCGGTACGGTTTGTGTCGTACTCGGTAAGCGGAGTCTTCTTCACGAGCCCGTCACGCGTCGCAAGCAGCAAATAGCTTGCCGCTTCGTAATTACGAAGATCGAGCACCTGTGTTACCTGCTCGTCGGGAGCGAGCGCGAGCAGGTTGGCGAGGTGCTGACCCTTTGCGTCGCGACCGCCCTCAGCGACCTCATACGCCTTAGCTCGATACACACGGCCAGTATTCGTAAAGAACAGGAGCCAGTGATGAGTGGTAGTTACAAAGAAGTGCTCAATGATGTCATCCGCGCGCAGCTGAGCACCACGGACTCCCTTTCCACCACGGTGTTGCGAGCGGTAGTTATCGATGCGAGTGCGCTTGATGTAGCCACCACGCGTTACCGTGACCACCATTTCCTCTTCAGGAATGAGGTCTTCCATCGACATATCGCCGTCATAACCGTGCAAGATTGTCGTACGGCGGTCATCTCCGTAACGAGATACAAGCTCGGTGAGCTCCTCGATGATGATGGTTCGCTGCTGCGATGGAGATGCGAGAATGCCCTCGTACTCCTTAATTTGCGCCTCAAGCTTCGCTGCGAGATCAAGAATCTTCTGTCGCTCCAGAGCGGCAAGACGGCGCAGCTGCATCGCGAGAATGGCGTCTGCCTGAATCTGATCCACTTCGAGAAGCTGCATCAGGCCCTCGCGCGCATCATCAACGGTCGATGAACGACGGATCAGGGCGATCACTTCATCGAGAGCATCGAGTGCCTTCAGGTAGCCACGCTGAATGTGCGCCTCGGCTTCGGCTTTTCTGAGGCGGAACTTGGTGCGGCGAACAATTACCTCAACCTGGTGCTTCACCCAGTTCGTGATGAAACCATCAATCGAGAGTGTGCGAGGCACTCCATCGACGATCGCGAGCATGTTCGCACCGAAGTTCTCTTGCAGTTGCGTGTGCTTGTACAGGTTGTTCAGCACAACCTTCGCAATCGCATCGCGCTTGAGCACAATCACAAGACGCTGGCCGGTACGCCCACTCGTCTCGTCCCGAATGTCGGCGATGCCCTGAATCTTGCCGTCCTTCACAAGGTCGGCGATCTTCACGGCGAGATTGTCGGGGTTGACCTGATACGGCAGCTCGGTGATAACCAAGCAGGTACGACCCTGGATCTCCTCGATATTTACGACAGCACGCATCGTGATCGATCCACGCCCCGTGCGATAGGCGTCGCGGATCCCCTTTGTTCCGAGGATCTGCGCCCCTGTTGGGAAGTCGGGCCCCGAAATACGCTCAATAAGTGCGTCAATCAATTCTTCGCGCGTTGCTTCAGGGTGTTCAAGATGCCACTTAGCGCCCTCTGCTACCTCGCGAAGGTTGTGTGGCGGAATGTTAGTCGCCATACCAACAGCGATACCAACTGATCCATTGACAAGCAGGTTAGGAAAGCGAGCGGTAAGAACCGTGGGCTCTTGCGTGCGGCCGTCGTAGTTGTCTTGGAAATCTACCGTTTCCTCATCAATGTCGCGCACCATCTCCATGGCGAGAGGCGACATTTTCGTCTCAGTGTAACGGTGCGCTGCAGCGCCGTCATTACCGGGGGAACCGAAGTTACCCTGCCCGAGAGCGAGCGGATAACGCATAGCCCAGGGCTGAACGAGGCGTACAAGGGAGTCGTAGACTGCGCTATCGCCGTGCGGGTGGAACTGTCCCATGACATCACCAATGACACGGGTGCACTTCGAGAATGCTTTGTCCGGACGGTATCCGCCGTCGTACATCGTGTAAATCACACGGCGGTGCACAGGCTTCAAGCCATCACGCACGTCTGGCAATGCTCGGCCGACAATCACGCTCATCGCATAATCGAGATACGAGCGCTGCATCTCGAGCTGCAGATCGACCTGATCGATCTTGCCGTGATTCGCTTCGAGCGCTGCTTGCTGCTCGTCGTACTCCGCGATCGTCTCTGGAGTTTCGTTTTCAGATGTCAAGGAAACGCACGTCCTTCGCATTTTGCTGGATGAAGGTTCGGCGAGCTTCTACGTCTTCGCCCATAAGTGTCGAGAAGATCTCGTCTGCTGCTGCGGCATCGTCCATGGTGATTTGACGAAGTGTACGAGTTTCTGGGCTCATTGTTGTCTCCCAGAGCTCTTCGTAGTTCATCTCACCGAGACCTTTGTAACGCTGAACTCCGCTCTCCTTCTGCAGCCGCTTACCGTTATCAGCTCCCTGTTTCAAAAGGGCGTCACGTTCAGCATCGGTATACGCATATTCATGCTCCGAGTTTGTCCATTTGATTCGATAAAGTGGCGGTTGTGCGAGATACACATAGCCAAGATCAATGAGCGGACGCATATAGCGGAAGAGCAGCGTGAGTAGCAACGTCGTAATGTGCTGCCCATCGACAT contains:
- the gyrA gene encoding DNA gyrase subunit A, with protein sequence MAEYDEQQAALEANHGKIDQVDLQLEMQRSYLDYAMSVIVGRALPDVRDGLKPVHRRVIYTMYDGGYRPDKAFSKCTRVIGDVMGQFHPHGDSAVYDSLVRLVQPWAMRYPLALGQGNFGSPGNDGAAAHRYTETKMSPLAMEMVRDIDEETVDFQDNYDGRTQEPTVLTARFPNLLVNGSVGIAVGMATNIPPHNLREVAEGAKWHLEHPEATREELIDALIERISGPDFPTGAQILGTKGIRDAYRTGRGSITMRAVVNIEEIQGRTCLVITELPYQVNPDNLAVKIADLVKDGKIQGIADIRDETSGRTGQRLVIVLKRDAIAKVVLNNLYKHTQLQENFGANMLAIVDGVPRTLSIDGFITNWVKHQVEVIVRRTKFRLRKAEAEAHIQRGYLKALDALDEVIALIRRSSTVDDAREGLMQLLEVDQIQADAILAMQLRRLAALERQKILDLAAKLEAQIKEYEGILASPSQQRTIIIEELTELVSRYGDDRRTTILHGYDGDMSMEDLIPEEEMVVTVTRGGYIKRTRIDNYRSQHRGGKGVRGAQLRADDIIEHFFVTTTHHWLLFFTNTGRVYRAKAYEVAEGGRDAKGQHLANLLALAPDEQVTQVLDLRNYEAASYLLLATRDGLVKKTPLTEYDTNRTGGIIAIKLREGDELVQALVAEADDDILLISKHGMSIRFTASDQALRPMGRSTSGVRGMNFREGDSLLAASRLTDGEGFVFVVTEGGYAKRTAVDEYRVQQRGGYGIKVAKLDEDRGNLTGGFIVDEADEVLCVLASGKVVRSDVAEVPAKGRNTMGVVFARFPEGDRIIGIARNTERGLDEGDSAESNSENSEDKEHVNE